A region of the Roseiflexus sp. RS-1 genome:
CTCCCGCCACCGGCGCCAGTGCAGCGCGCTGGATTGCCAGCAGGCGGCGAATGCCATCGGTTGCAAGATCGATCAGGGCGTCGAACTCTGCGCGACTGACGGCGCGCGCCTCTGCTGTCGATTGCACCTCGACAATCGCGCCGTCGTCGGTCAGCACCAGGTTGCAATCCATATCGGCGACGCTATCTTCGCTGTAGTCGAGATCGAGCAAGGCGCAGCCTGCGACATACCCGGCGCTGACGGCAGCCACAGCGCGTTGCAGCGGATTGGACGCCAGTCGTCCTTCGGCGGTCAGGCGGTGCAGCGCCAGCGCCAGCGCCACATACCCGCCGGTGATCGACGCCGTGCGCGTACCGCCATCCGCCTGAAGCACATCACAGTCAACCGTCACCGTGAACCCGTCGAGCGCCTCGAGTGAAACCGCAGCGCGCAGCGCACGTCCGATCAGGCGCTGGATCTCCTGGGTACGCCCTGAGACGCCGTTGCGTTCGCGGCGGGTGCGTTGTGCCGTTGAACGCGGCAACAGTGCGTATTCGCCAGTGACCCAACCGCGCTGCTGGCCACGCAGCCACTGTGGCACACCCTCTTCGACGCTGGCAGTGCACAGCACACGCGTATTCCCCATTTCGATCAGCGCCGATCCCTCGGCATAGCCATACGTGTCAATCGTGATCCGAACCGGACGCAGGTCAGCAGGCGCCCGTCCATCGTTACGAACCATACAAACTCCTGTGAACCGTCGATGGTATAATCAATGTTGTGCAAGATTTCACGTTTGATGTTAACAGGAGCTGCCAATGACGACTGCCCCTCCACGTGTTCCCTTCAGCGCAACGCTGCGCGATGGGCGAACAGTCACGATCCGTCTGCTGGAAGCCGGTGACAACGAACGGCTGATTGCACTTGGTGCGGCATTGCCGCAGAATGACTGGTTGCATGCCGAGAATGATCTCCGTAGCCCGGATATGGTTGCGCGCCTGGTCAATGCGCGCGACGCCGAGCACTGGCGTCAGATCGTCGCAGTTGCGCCAGACGGCGCGATTGTGGCATACGCATCGGCG
Encoded here:
- the rph gene encoding ribonuclease PH; this encodes MVRNDGRAPADLRPVRITIDTYGYAEGSALIEMGNTRVLCTASVEEGVPQWLRGQQRGWVTGEYALLPRSTAQRTRRERNGVSGRTQEIQRLIGRALRAAVSLEALDGFTVTVDCDVLQADGGTRTASITGGYVALALALHRLTAEGRLASNPLQRAVAAVSAGYVAGCALLDLDYSEDSVADMDCNLVLTDDGAIVEVQSTAEARAVSRAEFDALIDLATDGIRRLLAIQRAALAPVAGGSVEG